A genome region from Tepidibacillus fermentans includes the following:
- the trpS gene encoding tryptophan--tRNA ligase, which produces MKRVFSGIQPSGVMTIGNYLGAMKNFVKLQDETESIFCIVDMHAITVPQDPKELKENTLKLAALYLASGIDPNKSTLFVQSHVPAHTELGWIMQCVGYFGEYGRMTQFKDKSAKKENFTAGLFTYPALMAADILLYDADLVPVGEDQKQHLELTRDLAERFNHKYGETFVLPEPYIPKVGGRIMSLQDPTKKMSKSDENQGAFISILDEPDVIQKKISRAVTDSLNTIRYNPEEQPAISNLLTIYSLFAEKSIEEIEQMYAGKGYGALKKDLAEVIIQGLKPIQERYYELVKSDELIEILKEGAERAASIANRKMKEVKERMGFIV; this is translated from the coding sequence ATGAAACGAGTTTTTTCTGGGATACAGCCTAGTGGAGTGATGACAATAGGAAATTACCTTGGGGCGATGAAAAATTTCGTAAAACTTCAGGATGAAACAGAGAGTATCTTTTGTATTGTCGATATGCACGCTATTACCGTTCCTCAAGATCCAAAAGAATTAAAGGAAAATACGTTAAAATTAGCTGCATTATATCTTGCATCGGGTATTGATCCAAATAAATCTACATTATTTGTTCAATCTCATGTACCTGCTCATACAGAGTTAGGATGGATTATGCAATGTGTTGGTTACTTTGGTGAGTACGGGCGAATGACCCAATTTAAAGATAAATCTGCGAAGAAGGAGAATTTTACTGCAGGGCTTTTTACCTATCCTGCACTAATGGCCGCTGATATTCTATTATATGATGCTGATCTCGTACCTGTAGGAGAAGATCAAAAGCAACATTTAGAATTAACAAGGGATCTTGCAGAACGATTCAATCATAAATATGGAGAAACATTTGTCTTGCCAGAGCCATATATCCCAAAAGTTGGCGGTCGAATCATGAGTTTACAAGATCCAACGAAGAAAATGAGCAAAAGCGATGAAAATCAAGGAGCTTTTATCTCGATATTGGATGAACCGGATGTGATTCAGAAGAAAATTTCTCGGGCTGTAACAGATTCTCTTAATACCATCCGTTATAATCCTGAAGAACAACCGGCGATTAGCAATCTCCTAACTATCTACTCTTTGTTTGCAGAAAAAAGTATTGAAGAGATTGAACAGATGTATGCTGGGAAGGGGTATGGAGCTTTAAAAAAAGACTTGGCAGAAGTGATTATTCAAGGACTTAAACCCATTCAGGAACGTTATTATGAATTAGTCAAATCTGATGAATTAATTGAAATTTTGAAAGAAGGTGCAGAAAGAGCAGCTTCCATCGCCAATCGCAAAATGAAAGAAGTGAAAGAACGGATGGGTTTTATTGTGTAA